In Carassius gibelio isolate Cgi1373 ecotype wild population from Czech Republic chromosome B17, carGib1.2-hapl.c, whole genome shotgun sequence, a single window of DNA contains:
- the LOC127976118 gene encoding GSK3-beta interaction protein isoform X2, whose translation MGMEVDCTPEELSKCSYEERCVELGEVKDMRLEAEAVVSDVLFAVTDMHVSHSLSSGLDMAYINLETREGKRYCLELTEAGLRVVGHGFDQVDEGLSSQYHETVYSLLDSLSPGYREAFGNALLQRLERLKQNGQ comes from the exons ATG GGGATGGAGGTGGACTGTACGCCGGAGGAGCTGTCGAAGTGTTCGTATGAGGAGCGCTgtgtggagctgggggaggtgaaGGACATGCggctggaggccgaggcggtggtcAGTGATGTGCTCTTCGCGGTCACAGACATGCACGTCTCTCACAGTCTCTCCAGCGGACTGGATATGGCCTACATAAACCTGGAGACCAGAGAGGGAAAACGATACTGCTTGGAGCTCACCGAGGCAGGGTTAAGG GTGGTGGGACACGGCTTCGATCAGGTGGATGAGGGCTTGAGCTCCCAGTATCATGAGACCGTTTACTCACTGCTGGACTCCCTCAGCCCCGGATACAGAGAAGCGTTTGGAAACGCTCTGCTACAGAGACTGGAGAGGCTCAAACAGAACGGACAGTGA
- the LOC127976117 gene encoding NPC intracellular cholesterol transporter 2 produces the protein MDYYRVLGVVLFSLLAYTNAEQVKYADCGSTEGKVSEVNIQPCPSQPCQLHKGQSYTVNVTFTSSVASQNCTAVVHGVVSGIPVPFHIPQSDGCKSGIQCPIEPQKVYSYVNQLPVKTGYPAIKLVVEWELIDDFSKDLFCIKFPVQIVN, from the exons ATGGATTATTACCGTGTGCTCGGcgttgttttattttctcttctggCTTACACTAATGCCGAGCAGGTGAAATATGCCGACTGTG GCTCAACAGAAGGAAAAGTTTCTGAGGTTAACATCCAGCCCTGCCCATCACAGCCATGCCAGCTTCACAAGGGACAGTCCTACACAGTCAATGTAACCTTCACCAGCA GTGTTGCCAGTCAGAACTGCACAGCTGTGGTTCACGGAGTGGTCTCTGGGATCCCCGTCCCCTTCCATATTCCTCAATCAGATGGGTGCAAGTCTGGAATCCAGTGTCCTATCGAGCCACAAAAAGTTTACAGCTACGTCAACCAGTTGCCTGTCAAGACCGGGTATCCAGCA ATAAAACTGGTGGTGGAATGGGAATTAATAGATGACTTCAGCAAAGACTTATTTTGCATCAAGTTCCCTGTTCAGATTGTGAACTGA
- the LOC127976118 gene encoding GSK3-beta interaction protein isoform X1 → MSRKCSGELSPEEGMEVDCTPEELSKCSYEERCVELGEVKDMRLEAEAVVSDVLFAVTDMHVSHSLSSGLDMAYINLETREGKRYCLELTEAGLRVVGHGFDQVDEGLSSQYHETVYSLLDSLSPGYREAFGNALLQRLERLKQNGQ, encoded by the exons ATGAGCCGGAAGTGTTCTGGCGAACTATCCCCGGAGGAG GGGATGGAGGTGGACTGTACGCCGGAGGAGCTGTCGAAGTGTTCGTATGAGGAGCGCTgtgtggagctgggggaggtgaaGGACATGCggctggaggccgaggcggtggtcAGTGATGTGCTCTTCGCGGTCACAGACATGCACGTCTCTCACAGTCTCTCCAGCGGACTGGATATGGCCTACATAAACCTGGAGACCAGAGAGGGAAAACGATACTGCTTGGAGCTCACCGAGGCAGGGTTAAGG GTGGTGGGACACGGCTTCGATCAGGTGGATGAGGGCTTGAGCTCCCAGTATCATGAGACCGTTTACTCACTGCTGGACTCCCTCAGCCCCGGATACAGAGAAGCGTTTGGAAACGCTCTGCTACAGAGACTGGAGAGGCTCAAACAGAACGGACAGTGA